In Labilibaculum sp. DW002, one DNA window encodes the following:
- the clpP gene encoding ATP-dependent Clp endopeptidase proteolytic subunit ClpP, with protein MIPQDEFKKFATKHRGISSLTLDKYTSIANSYISPTIIEERQLNIASMDVFSRLMMDRIIFLGVPIDDYVANIIMAQLLFLESTDPSKDIQIYFNTPGGSVHAGLGIYDTMQYINCDIATICTGMAASMGAVLLTAGEKGKRSALKHSRVMIHQPMGGAQGQASDIEITAREIMKLKKELYTIISDHSGMPFETVEKNSDRDYWMTAQEAKEYGMIDEVLLREPKK; from the coding sequence ATGATACCACAAGACGAATTTAAAAAGTTTGCGACTAAGCATAGAGGCATTAGTAGCCTGACATTAGATAAATATACTTCTATTGCGAATTCATATATTTCTCCTACAATTATCGAGGAACGTCAGTTGAATATTGCATCAATGGATGTATTTTCTCGTTTGATGATGGATAGAATCATCTTTTTGGGTGTGCCTATTGATGATTATGTAGCAAATATTATCATGGCTCAGCTTTTATTTCTTGAGTCTACTGATCCGTCAAAGGATATTCAGATTTATTTTAACACCCCAGGTGGATCTGTTCACGCTGGCTTAGGAATTTATGATACTATGCAGTATATCAATTGCGATATTGCAACAATCTGTACGGGTATGGCTGCATCAATGGGTGCGGTATTATTGACTGCTGGAGAAAAAGGAAAGCGTTCTGCCTTGAAACATTCACGAGTAATGATTCATCAACCAATGGGAGGAGCACAAGGTCAGGCATCTGATATTGAAATTACTGCTCGCGAGATTATGAAGTTGAAGAAAGAGCTTTATACGATTATCTCTGATCATTCAGGTATGCCTTTCGAAACGGTTGAGAAGAATTCTGATCGTGATTATTGGATGACAGCTCAGGAAGCTAAAGAATATGGTATGATTGACGAAGTTTTGTTGAGAGAACCTAAAAAGTAA
- the recQ gene encoding DNA helicase RecQ yields the protein MGQNFELSTNLKKYFGFENFKGNQEPVIQNILSGNDTFVLMPTGGGKSLCYQLPAMMLEGTAIIISPLIALMKNQVDAMRNFGEDDGVAHFMNSSLSKSATLKVKEDVIEGRTKLLYVAPESLTKESNIEFLKNIKISFYAVDEAHCISEWGHDFRPEYRKIRPIVEEIGKAPIIALTATATPKVQHDIQKNLGMLDALVFKSSFNRPNLYYEVLPKVNATKEIIKFIRANTGKSGIIYCLSRKKVEELAETLQVNGINAVPYHAGMDSATRSGNQDKFLMEDIDVVVATIAFGMGIDKPDVRFVIHYDIPKSLEGYYQETGRAGRDGGEGHCLTFYSYKDIQKLEKFMQGKPIAEQEIGKQLLLETVSYAESAVCRRTVLLHYFGETHSEENCGSCDNCLHPKKEFQGEEYVVKALNVVKTVKERFKIDHLVNILTGESNSSTKSYKHDDLEIFGCGKDKDQHFWNMVFRRALINMFIEKDIEQYGVIKIKKEGHNFLANPVPFMLTDDHDFNGIDTEATKAAGTAAVDDALLSMLKDLRRKVAKTKEVPPYVVFQDPSLEEMAIHYPINIEELSHIQGVGAGKAKRFGKDFVSLIGKHVEENGIERPQDMVVRSVVDKSKFKVYIIQSIDRKMDLEDIAEAKGMEFSDLLREMEAIVYSGTKLSLEYYVEEKIDEDRQDEILEYFDEAETDSIEEALDELGEEDYTEGDIRLMRILYHSENGL from the coding sequence ATGGGACAGAACTTTGAATTATCAACTAATTTAAAGAAGTATTTTGGATTCGAGAATTTTAAGGGAAATCAAGAACCAGTAATTCAAAATATCTTAAGTGGTAACGACACGTTTGTACTAATGCCTACAGGTGGTGGCAAATCACTTTGTTACCAACTACCAGCCATGATGCTGGAAGGAACAGCCATTATTATCTCCCCACTAATTGCCTTGATGAAAAACCAGGTTGATGCTATGAGAAATTTTGGGGAAGATGATGGAGTTGCCCACTTTATGAACTCATCACTTTCGAAATCTGCCACACTAAAGGTAAAGGAGGATGTAATTGAAGGCCGAACCAAACTTCTATACGTTGCACCAGAATCTCTTACCAAAGAGAGTAATATAGAATTTCTTAAAAATATTAAGATATCTTTTTACGCTGTTGACGAAGCTCACTGTATCTCTGAATGGGGACACGATTTTCGTCCAGAATATCGTAAAATCAGACCTATAGTTGAGGAAATTGGGAAAGCTCCAATAATCGCATTAACTGCAACTGCAACTCCAAAAGTTCAGCACGACATCCAAAAGAATTTAGGAATGTTAGATGCCTTGGTTTTTAAATCATCATTTAATAGGCCAAATTTATACTACGAAGTACTTCCTAAGGTAAATGCCACCAAAGAAATTATAAAATTCATTCGTGCTAATACAGGTAAATCAGGTATCATTTACTGTCTAAGCAGAAAGAAAGTTGAAGAACTTGCCGAAACTTTACAGGTTAATGGTATTAATGCAGTTCCTTATCATGCAGGTATGGATTCTGCAACCCGATCTGGTAATCAGGACAAATTCCTAATGGAAGATATCGATGTTGTAGTCGCCACAATCGCATTTGGAATGGGAATTGATAAGCCCGATGTGCGCTTTGTGATACACTACGACATTCCTAAAAGTTTGGAAGGTTATTATCAGGAAACCGGACGTGCCGGAAGAGATGGTGGCGAAGGACATTGCCTTACTTTCTATAGTTATAAAGATATTCAGAAACTTGAAAAATTCATGCAAGGCAAACCTATTGCTGAGCAAGAAATTGGGAAGCAGCTTCTTTTAGAAACTGTTTCGTATGCCGAATCTGCAGTTTGTAGACGTACCGTCCTACTTCACTACTTTGGTGAAACACATTCGGAAGAAAATTGTGGAAGTTGTGATAATTGCCTACATCCTAAAAAAGAATTCCAGGGTGAAGAATATGTTGTTAAAGCTCTCAATGTTGTAAAAACAGTAAAAGAACGATTCAAGATAGATCACCTTGTCAATATTCTCACTGGTGAATCAAACTCTTCAACCAAATCGTACAAACATGACGATTTAGAAATTTTTGGTTGTGGAAAAGATAAAGATCAGCACTTTTGGAATATGGTTTTCCGCCGTGCATTAATCAACATGTTCATTGAAAAAGACATTGAACAATACGGCGTTATCAAGATTAAAAAAGAAGGACATAATTTCTTAGCTAATCCAGTTCCTTTTATGCTTACTGATGATCATGACTTTAATGGAATTGACACAGAGGCCACTAAAGCTGCAGGAACTGCTGCTGTTGATGATGCATTGCTTTCAATGTTGAAAGATTTGAGAAGAAAAGTAGCTAAGACAAAGGAGGTGCCACCATATGTGGTTTTTCAAGATCCATCTTTGGAGGAAATGGCGATTCATTACCCAATAAATATTGAGGAATTATCCCATATTCAGGGTGTAGGAGCAGGGAAGGCTAAGCGATTTGGAAAAGATTTTGTGAGCCTAATTGGGAAGCATGTTGAAGAAAATGGAATTGAAAGGCCTCAGGATATGGTAGTTCGTTCTGTTGTTGATAAGTCAAAATTTAAGGTTTATATCATCCAGAGTATCGATCGAAAGATGGATTTGGAAGACATTGCCGAAGCAAAAGGAATGGAATTTTCTGATCTGTTAAGAGAGATGGAGGCAATTGTTTATTCTGGTACTAAGTTGAGTTTAGAGTATTATGTCGAAGAAAAAATAGACGAGGATCGTCAGGATGAAATTTTGGAATATTTCGATGAGGCTGAAACAGATAGTATTGAAGAAGCTCTCGATGAATTAGGAGAGGAAGACTATACTGAAGGAGATATTCGTTTGATGCGGATTTTGTATCATTCAGAAAATGGATTGTAG
- a CDS encoding lysylphosphatidylglycerol synthase transmembrane domain-containing protein, giving the protein MKKKLVHIIKFLIFFSISSFLFWWTYKGQNFSELLTTLKTQVNYYWILLSLFFGLLSHISRTIRWNLLIESLGKKPRTVNTFLAVMIGYFANLFLPRMGEISRCGLISKYEDISFSKLVGTVVLERVLDIIMLLIFLLIALSTQFSIIADFFTQNPRVSENLSNVFASSYTLYFIISVSLIIWILRKKFRDTIVFKKIDATLKNFADGFRAIKKLENKWAFVWHTVFIWIMYYLMTYICFFSFGFTSNLPAIAGLTVFVMGSFGMVAPVQGGIGAWHFMVIGTLLVYLPEVANIETMSKSFALVVHGAQTGMILILGALSIIALPIANRKYTKPAKA; this is encoded by the coding sequence TTGAAGAAAAAGCTCGTTCATATCATAAAATTTTTAATCTTCTTTTCGATTAGTTCGTTTTTATTTTGGTGGACCTATAAAGGACAAAACTTTTCAGAACTACTAACAACTCTGAAAACACAAGTTAATTATTATTGGATTTTACTATCCTTATTTTTTGGATTATTAAGTCATATCAGCAGAACTATTCGATGGAATTTACTGATTGAATCTCTTGGCAAAAAACCCAGAACTGTAAACACTTTTCTGGCTGTAATGATCGGATATTTCGCAAACTTATTTCTTCCTCGGATGGGAGAAATATCAAGATGTGGCTTAATTAGCAAATACGAAGATATTTCCTTCTCTAAACTAGTCGGAACAGTTGTTTTAGAACGTGTTTTAGATATTATCATGTTATTGATATTTCTTCTCATTGCCTTATCAACCCAATTTTCTATCATTGCTGATTTCTTTACTCAAAATCCGCGTGTAAGCGAAAACCTATCAAACGTTTTTGCTTCTTCCTATACTCTTTATTTCATCATTTCAGTTTCCTTAATTATCTGGATACTCAGAAAGAAATTTAGAGACACAATTGTATTTAAAAAAATCGACGCAACACTAAAAAACTTCGCCGATGGATTTAGAGCAATTAAAAAGCTTGAAAACAAATGGGCCTTTGTTTGGCATACTGTGTTCATATGGATCATGTATTACCTGATGACCTACATCTGTTTTTTCAGCTTTGGTTTTACCTCTAACCTTCCGGCAATTGCAGGACTAACGGTTTTCGTGATGGGAAGTTTTGGAATGGTTGCACCTGTTCAAGGTGGAATTGGAGCTTGGCATTTTATGGTAATCGGAACCTTATTGGTATACCTTCCTGAAGTTGCAAACATTGAAACAATGTCGAAAAGTTTCGCATTAGTAGTTCATGGCGCACAAACAGGAATGATTCTCATATTAGGTGCACTTTCAATAATTGCACTTCCAATTGCCAACAGAAAATACACAAAACCAGCTAAGGCTTAA
- the lptB gene encoding LPS export ABC transporter ATP-binding protein: protein MILRAENLVKKYKSRTVVKGVSVEVKQGEIVGLLGPNGAGKTTSFYMIVGLIQPNGGRIYLDEREITKEPVYKRAQMGVGYLAQEASVFRKLSVEDNIKAVLQMSDFTKEYQEQRLEEMLDEFSLQKIRKSLGIQLSGGERRRTEIARALSIKPKFILLDEPFAGVDPIAVEDIQDIVRKLKDKNIGILITDHNVQETLSITERAYLLFEGNILKSGTAEELAADEDVRRVYLGKNFELRKPVK from the coding sequence ATGATTTTAAGAGCTGAAAATTTAGTAAAGAAATACAAAAGCCGTACTGTAGTAAAAGGAGTTTCGGTAGAAGTAAAACAAGGGGAGATTGTTGGACTACTTGGACCTAATGGTGCTGGAAAAACAACATCTTTTTACATGATAGTTGGATTGATTCAACCTAATGGAGGTCGAATCTATCTTGATGAAAGAGAAATAACAAAGGAACCAGTATATAAACGAGCTCAAATGGGAGTTGGTTATTTAGCTCAGGAAGCTTCTGTCTTTCGTAAGTTAAGTGTTGAGGACAACATTAAAGCGGTTCTTCAAATGTCTGATTTTACAAAAGAATATCAGGAGCAACGTCTTGAAGAAATGTTGGATGAATTCAGTCTTCAAAAAATTCGTAAGAGTTTAGGAATACAACTCTCCGGTGGTGAGCGTAGAAGAACAGAGATTGCAAGAGCCTTATCAATTAAACCAAAATTTATTCTTTTGGATGAGCCATTTGCCGGAGTAGACCCAATTGCTGTAGAAGACATTCAGGATATTGTTCGTAAACTGAAAGATAAGAATATTGGAATTCTAATAACCGACCACAATGTACAAGAAACGCTTTCAATTACTGAAAGAGCCTATTTATTGTTCGAAGGGAATATCCTGAAATCGGGTACGGCAGAAGAGTTAGCCGCTGACGAAGATGTGCGTAGAGTATACTTGGGAAAGAATTTTGAGCTTAGAAAGCCAGTAAAATAA
- a CDS encoding KpsF/GutQ family sugar-phosphate isomerase codes for MEPTYNIKEIAIKTIAEEEKTISQLKKYIDGDFVNTVELILESKGRVVVTGIGKSANIATKIVATLNSTGTPSMFMHAADAIHGDLGMIMPDDIIICISKSGNTPEIKVLAPLIKNVGNTLVGMVAGLDSFLAKQSDYVLKAVADKEACPNNLAPTNSTTAQLVIGDALAVSLLEMRQFTSQDFAKFHPGGALGKKLYLRVSDLYGKDLPPKVSEQETIRPIILEISSKRMGATAVVNENNKLIGIITDGDLRRMLEQNKDVSHLLAKDIMSKNPKTIDSDALAINAFHLMESNNITQLAVIQDEKYVGMVHLHDILKEGIV; via the coding sequence TTGGAGCCTACATACAATATTAAAGAAATTGCGATTAAAACGATTGCAGAAGAGGAAAAAACCATTAGTCAACTTAAAAAGTATATTGATGGAGATTTCGTCAACACAGTAGAATTAATTCTAGAAAGTAAGGGGCGTGTTGTAGTTACAGGAATTGGTAAAAGTGCCAATATTGCAACTAAAATTGTTGCTACTCTAAATTCTACAGGTACACCTTCTATGTTTATGCATGCGGCAGATGCAATTCACGGAGATTTAGGTATGATTATGCCTGATGATATTATTATTTGTATTTCGAAAAGTGGGAATACACCAGAAATTAAGGTTTTGGCACCACTAATTAAGAATGTAGGTAATACATTAGTTGGAATGGTTGCTGGTTTAGATTCTTTCCTTGCAAAACAATCAGATTACGTTCTAAAGGCTGTCGCTGACAAAGAGGCTTGTCCAAACAATTTGGCTCCTACTAATTCAACAACTGCGCAGTTAGTTATAGGCGATGCATTAGCAGTATCATTACTTGAAATGCGTCAGTTCACATCTCAAGATTTTGCTAAATTTCACCCAGGAGGAGCTTTAGGAAAGAAACTGTATTTGCGTGTTAGTGATCTTTATGGAAAAGATCTTCCGCCAAAAGTATCTGAACAGGAAACTATTCGCCCAATAATTCTAGAAATATCTTCTAAAAGAATGGGAGCTACTGCTGTGGTTAACGAAAACAATAAGTTAATTGGAATTATTACAGATGGTGACCTTCGTAGAATGTTGGAACAAAATAAGGATGTAAGTCATCTTCTTGCAAAAGATATCATGAGTAAAAATCCAAAAACAATTGATTCCGATGCGCTGGCTATCAATGCCTTTCATCTAATGGAAAGCAACAACATTACTCAACTTGCGGTTATTCAAGATGAAAAATATGTTGGAATGGTGCACTTACATGATATTTTGAAAGAAGGAATTGTTTAA
- the tatC gene encoding twin-arginine translocase subunit TatC has translation MSDKEEVKEEDGMSFLEHLEELRWHLMRSVIAVMAFAVVAFIFYDFIFNVLILAPKNPEFFTNRMFSLLSDYTGVESLKINTKPFQVININMAGQFATHITVSLVIGLIAGFPYLFFEFWRFVKPALYKKEQKHARGSIFYTSFLFALGVAFGYYVITPLSVHFLGSYNVSSQVMNQINLNSYISTVTSIVLASGIIFELPILIFFLSKIGLVSPEFLRKYRKHSIVLILILSAIITPPDIFSQVLVCLPLMLLYEIGIKISKNVQKKQQAAFE, from the coding sequence ATGTCAGATAAAGAGGAAGTAAAAGAAGAAGATGGGATGAGTTTCCTAGAACACTTAGAGGAACTCAGATGGCACTTAATGCGCTCGGTTATAGCAGTTATGGCTTTTGCAGTCGTAGCTTTTATTTTTTATGATTTCATTTTCAATGTTCTTATTCTAGCTCCAAAAAACCCAGAGTTTTTCACCAATAGAATGTTCTCTTTACTATCTGACTATACAGGTGTTGAATCATTAAAGATTAATACGAAGCCATTTCAAGTCATTAATATAAATATGGCTGGTCAATTTGCAACTCACATTACTGTTTCATTGGTGATTGGATTGATTGCTGGCTTCCCATATCTGTTTTTTGAGTTCTGGAGATTTGTAAAACCAGCATTATATAAAAAAGAGCAAAAACATGCGAGAGGTTCTATCTTTTACACAAGTTTCTTATTCGCATTGGGAGTTGCTTTTGGTTATTATGTGATTACACCTTTATCTGTACATTTTCTAGGTTCATATAATGTCTCTTCTCAGGTTATGAATCAGATTAACTTGAATTCGTACATTTCTACAGTGACTTCTATAGTGTTAGCAAGTGGAATTATTTTTGAGTTGCCTATTCTAATCTTTTTCTTGAGTAAAATAGGTCTGGTGAGCCCGGAATTCTTAAGAAAATATAGAAAGCATTCTATTGTGTTAATATTAATACTCTCGGCTATTATTACACCTCCTGATATTTTCTCTCAGGTATTGGTATGCTTACCATTAATGTTGCTTTATGAAATTGGAATTAAAATCTCTAAAAACGTTCAGAAGAAACAACAAGCAGCCTTTGAATAA
- a CDS encoding DUF5686 family protein, protein MIVKETALSQSKEYWDNARPFKLSERESGIYSMVDSIQNVPLYRNIVDVIQTFVTGYYTKGMFEYGPYYKLYSFNEIEGNRFMFGGRTSNDFSTKVMYNAHLAYGDKDNRFKYGLGFLYMIDKLPRESFGMQWRHDIHQLGKSPNAFTEGNILASLLKRNPNNKLTMMNQFEAHYEKEWFQGFMNTLKFRYRDISPTKFVPFGNTLANGAAPISGITSTELELRTRFTQNEKMVMGEFERVHLGGPFPIFNLYLTMGMKDALGADNEYYKVDLSIEHTVEIPPIGNFYYLLNAGKLFGKVPYPLLHLHEGNETYAFDPYAFNMMNYFEFASDQYVSLSLEHHFHGFIMNRIPLFRKLKWRTVISGKGLIGSLSDKNNGALADSDAKMLFPQGLSDVKDPYFEASVGIENIFKFFRVDAMWRLNHLDPNPNQDFEEFGIRAMFQFTF, encoded by the coding sequence GTGATTGTTAAAGAAACCGCACTTTCGCAATCTAAAGAATATTGGGATAATGCTCGCCCATTTAAACTTTCGGAACGTGAATCAGGAATTTATTCTATGGTTGATTCTATTCAAAATGTTCCATTGTATCGAAATATCGTTGATGTGATACAAACTTTCGTGACCGGATATTATACAAAAGGTATGTTCGAATATGGGCCTTATTATAAGTTGTACTCATTTAACGAGATTGAAGGAAATCGTTTTATGTTCGGAGGAAGAACATCCAATGATTTCAGTACGAAGGTGATGTATAATGCACATCTTGCCTATGGTGATAAAGACAATCGTTTTAAGTATGGTCTGGGCTTTTTGTACATGATAGACAAATTGCCTCGCGAGAGTTTTGGTATGCAATGGAGACATGACATACATCAACTTGGAAAGAGCCCCAATGCCTTTACTGAAGGTAATATTTTGGCTTCTTTATTGAAACGAAATCCTAATAATAAACTGACGATGATGAATCAGTTTGAAGCACATTACGAAAAGGAGTGGTTTCAGGGATTCATGAATACATTAAAATTTCGTTACCGAGATATTAGTCCAACTAAATTTGTCCCTTTTGGTAACACATTAGCTAACGGAGCGGCTCCAATATCTGGAATTACTTCTACCGAACTAGAATTAAGAACGCGATTTACCCAAAATGAAAAAATGGTAATGGGAGAATTCGAAAGAGTGCATTTAGGTGGCCCCTTCCCTATTTTTAACCTTTACCTTACCATGGGAATGAAAGATGCGCTTGGCGCTGATAACGAATATTACAAAGTAGATCTTAGTATTGAGCATACTGTTGAAATTCCACCTATAGGTAATTTTTACTATTTACTTAATGCTGGAAAACTATTTGGGAAAGTTCCATATCCACTGCTTCATTTACACGAAGGGAATGAGACCTATGCATTCGACCCGTATGCTTTCAATATGATGAACTATTTTGAGTTTGCCAGTGATCAGTATGTTAGTCTTTCCCTGGAACACCATTTTCATGGTTTTATTATGAATAGAATTCCCTTGTTTAGGAAACTAAAATGGAGAACTGTTATTTCTGGAAAAGGTTTAATTGGTAGCTTAAGTGATAAAAACAATGGAGCTCTTGCCGACTCTGATGCCAAAATGCTATTCCCACAAGGCTTATCAGATGTAAAGGATCCTTATTTTGAGGCGAGTGTGGGCATTGAAAATATCTTCAAGTTTTTCCGTGTAGATGCCATGTGGCGACTGAATCACTTGGATCCAAACCCAAATCAGGACTTTGAAGAATTTGGCATTCGTGCGATGTTCCAATTTACTTTTTAA
- the tig gene encoding trigger factor has protein sequence MNITRTNTDDLNAVIKLQLVKEDYASQVDSVLKDHRRKASIDGFRPGKVPMGLIKKMYGTPVLADEVNKILGQELYKYIEENKLDILGEPLPNETEQKSINWEKDTEFEFVFDIAMAPEYTLNLSKRDKINFFKIAVDEKMIQNGVDMHARRFGSNNEAEVVEDKEILKGNFAQLDAEGNVVEGGIASEDVAISLEYMKDEESKAKFVGANVNQIITFNPAKAFPNRTDLASMLNISKEEAEVLDADFQFTITEVNKFVNAEMNQELFDKVFGEGKVANEEEFKNQIKADIEAQLVNDSDYKFLIDAKEKLVKKAKIELPVEFLKRWIIATNKEMTAEQVEKDFENYSDDIRWQLIKDRLVKDNDLKVEEEEVVEFAKKQALMQFQQYGMMEVPEEYLTNYAKQMLENKDEARKIWDRKLDDKVADYLKNTIKVEDKEISTEEFNKMFE, from the coding sequence ATGAATATCACAAGAACCAACACTGATGATTTGAATGCTGTAATTAAATTACAGTTAGTAAAGGAAGATTATGCGAGTCAAGTTGACTCTGTGCTTAAGGACCATCGTAGAAAAGCTAGTATTGATGGCTTCCGTCCTGGTAAAGTGCCAATGGGTTTGATTAAAAAAATGTATGGTACTCCTGTTTTAGCTGATGAAGTAAATAAAATTCTTGGTCAAGAGCTATACAAGTATATCGAAGAAAATAAGTTGGATATCTTAGGTGAGCCTCTTCCAAACGAGACTGAGCAAAAGAGCATCAACTGGGAGAAAGATACAGAGTTCGAATTTGTATTCGACATTGCTATGGCTCCTGAGTACACTCTAAACCTAAGTAAGAGAGATAAAATCAACTTCTTTAAAATTGCTGTTGATGAGAAAATGATTCAGAATGGTGTAGATATGCACGCTCGTCGTTTTGGTTCTAACAACGAAGCTGAAGTTGTAGAAGATAAAGAAATCCTTAAAGGTAACTTTGCTCAACTTGACGCTGAAGGTAATGTTGTTGAAGGTGGTATCGCAAGTGAAGATGTAGCTATTTCATTGGAATATATGAAAGACGAAGAGTCTAAAGCTAAGTTCGTAGGTGCTAACGTAAACCAGATTATTACTTTCAATCCTGCTAAGGCATTCCCTAACAGAACTGATTTAGCTTCTATGCTAAACATCTCTAAAGAAGAAGCTGAAGTTTTAGATGCAGACTTCCAATTTACAATTACAGAAGTTAACAAATTTGTTAACGCTGAAATGAATCAGGAGTTATTCGATAAGGTATTTGGTGAAGGAAAAGTTGCTAACGAAGAAGAATTCAAAAACCAAATTAAAGCTGATATCGAAGCTCAATTGGTTAATGATAGCGATTACAAATTCCTTATCGATGCAAAAGAGAAATTAGTTAAGAAAGCTAAGATTGAATTGCCAGTAGAGTTCTTGAAACGTTGGATTATTGCAACTAACAAAGAAATGACTGCTGAGCAAGTTGAGAAAGATTTCGAAAACTACTCAGATGATATTAGATGGCAGTTGATTAAAGATAGGTTAGTAAAAGATAACGACCTTAAAGTTGAAGAAGAAGAGGTTGTAGAATTTGCTAAGAAACAAGCTTTAATGCAATTTCAGCAGTATGGTATGATGGAAGTGCCAGAAGAGTACTTGACTAACTATGCTAAGCAAATGTTAGAAAATAAAGACGAGGCTAGAAAAATCTGGGATCGTAAGTTAGATGATAAAGTTGCTGATTACCTTAAGAACACAATTAAGGTTGAAGACAAGGAGATTTCTACTGAAGAATTCAACAAAATGTTTGAATAA
- a CDS encoding DUF5686 and carboxypeptidase-like regulatory domain-containing protein, with protein sequence MMKILKTGFLLLTILVFSGFSQVVLAQSTKIRGRIIDSETKQPLPFVNIAFKGTTIGTTTDFDGNYFLETRTPTDSLFVSFVGYKERVYKIQKGIFQTLNIELHSETVALNEIKVVPGENPAHILLRKIIARKKKNNPARLESYQYETYTKMEMDLNNIGDDFKNKKIMRQFQFVFDYVDTSVVTGKSYLPVFITESLSDYYYRKSPKLEREVIKASQMSGVEDNASLAQFTGQLHQNINIYDNFIDLFNKGFVSPIADGGLSYYKYYLTDSAYRDGNWSYHMSFKPKRKLDPCFVGDFWVADTTFAIDNMKMRITKDVNLNWVTDLVSTNEFQKVNDSTWFLKKQDLFVDFMLTNRDSTNQMGFFGRKSISYRDVKSILQLKKKL encoded by the coding sequence ATGATGAAGATTTTAAAAACAGGGTTTCTGTTATTAACGATATTGGTATTTTCTGGATTTAGCCAAGTAGTATTGGCACAATCAACGAAAATTCGTGGTCGAATTATCGATTCAGAAACAAAGCAACCGCTTCCTTTTGTAAATATTGCATTTAAAGGAACTACCATTGGAACAACAACTGATTTTGATGGGAATTATTTTTTAGAAACCCGAACACCAACCGATTCGTTATTTGTTTCTTTTGTTGGTTATAAAGAGCGAGTTTATAAAATTCAGAAGGGAATTTTTCAAACCCTAAATATAGAGTTGCATTCGGAGACAGTTGCTCTTAATGAAATTAAAGTGGTTCCTGGTGAAAATCCAGCGCATATACTTTTACGTAAAATAATCGCACGTAAAAAAAAGAATAACCCTGCTCGTTTAGAATCGTATCAATACGAAACCTACACGAAAATGGAAATGGATTTGAATAATATTGGAGATGATTTTAAGAACAAAAAAATCATGCGTCAATTCCAATTCGTTTTTGATTATGTCGATACATCTGTTGTGACCGGAAAGTCATACCTTCCAGTTTTTATTACTGAATCTTTATCGGATTATTATTATAGAAAAAGTCCTAAGCTTGAACGAGAAGTTATTAAAGCATCTCAAATGTCAGGAGTAGAGGATAATGCAAGTTTAGCTCAGTTTACAGGACAGTTACATCAGAATATTAATATTTACGACAATTTCATCGATCTTTTTAATAAGGGCTTTGTGAGTCCCATTGCTGATGGAGGATTGAGTTATTATAAGTATTATTTGACGGATAGTGCCTATCGCGATGGCAATTGGTCTTACCACATGTCATTCAAGCCTAAAAGGAAATTGGATCCTTGTTTTGTAGGTGATTTCTGGGTGGCTGATACAACCTTCGCTATTGATAATATGAAAATGCGTATCACCAAAGATGTTAATCTGAATTGGGTAACCGATTTGGTGAGTACCAATGAATTTCAAAAGGTAAATGACTCGACTTGGTTCTTGAAAAAACAGGATTTGTTTGTTGATTTCATGTTGACTAATAGGGATTCTACAAATCAAATGGGATTCTTTGGACGAAAATCGATTTCATATCGCGATGTAAAATCAATCCTCCAATTAAAGAAGAAATTGTAA